In Catenulispora sp. MAP5-51, the genomic stretch CGACCCCTTGGACTCAGTCATCTAGACGATTGATTCCTGGGGGTACCGGCGCGAAACGTCTGATCAGCGGCGCATGGCCGCCCCGGCCGACCACCCACAGCCAACCAGGCTGAGGGAGGTCGTCCGGGTCGCCCATGCTTGCTGCTGAGCCGTTTCGCAAGACTGTTTGTCAGGTGCGGTGCTGCTTGCCGGAAACCCCCAGGAATCAATCGTCTAGCCGCACACACGAGCGGATCACCCCGACCTTACTGGCCAGTACGGTCCGCATGGTGATCGACCGGGATTCTGCCGCCGATTCCACCGAGGTCGATACAGGGTGGAGTTTTTCCTACCAACGCCGGGGTGTTTTCACCCCTGTATCCCGTCGGTGCGTACAGGATCCTCGTAAGCGGCAGGAACAGACGCCTCCGGAGGGAGGAACGATGACCCGAGCAACCGAACGGGGTGCGGCCGGACCGGGCCGCCGACGTCGGCGGGGCCGCCCCCGATCTGAGCTCGGACATCTGCCGCGGATCGGGCGCGATGAGCGCCTCGAACCGGTACACAGGCCGGTATCTGCCAGTATTTCTCGACTATTCGATGAATGATAACCCTGGGATGGCCCACCGGCGGCCGACGCTATCAGTACTCTGATCGCTCAGATGTCCGAGTCCGCCGTCCGATACGCCGCTTGCGCGGCATACGGACTACCGGGCCCGCGCCAATGGCGACGCCGGTCCGCGAAAACCGCGGCCGATATCAGGGGGCTGAGGCAATTCGAGGATGTGTGCTGTCGGTCCGGGGAGTGCCGTTCGCGGCAGGGGAGCTCACCGGACCATTGTCGGTTTCCGACCAGCGATCAGTCCATGGGCAAAGGGAACAGCTGAAGATAAACGGGTGGGGATCATGCTGACGACGAAAGCGGATGAGTATTTCGGACCCCTACGGGGGCGCGCACGCCCCCGGCACACTGGAGCGGCGCACGCCCGGACCGCCTCGCCGCTGGAACCGGACGAGGCGCTGGCGCTGTTCCAGAACCTGCTGGCGGCCGGCACCCTGGCCGGTCCCGGGCAGCTGGCGGTGGTCAGCGGCGGCATCGCCAGCGGCAAGACCCAGTTGATGCACGCCTTCGGCCAGGCCGCGGCCGGCGCCGGCGTCCTGACGCTGAGCGCCACCGGCGCGGCCGACGAACAGCACGACTTCGGCGTGGTCGAGCAGCTGCTGGCCGGCTCGGCCCAGTCCGCCGAGGCCGCGCACCGGATCGCGCCGGCCCCGGGCCACGCGGACGTGCGGCTGCGCGAGGACTGGCAGGCCGGCATGCGCAGCTGGGCCGACGACGCGGCCGCGGTGCGCGGCATCCGCCAGATCCTGCTGGACCTGGCCACCGAGCGTCCGGTCGTCATCCTGGTCGACGACCTGAACTACGCGGACATCCTCTCCTTGCAGATCCTGTTGCAGCTCCAGCGGCGGATCAGGTCCACCAGGCTCCTGATGGTGCTCAGCCAGCCCGACCGGCCGACCGACCACCCCCTGCCGCACTGGGTGCGCACCGGGCTGCTCCCGCAGCACCACATCCGGCTGACGCCGATGACCGAGCACTCGATCCGCAACCGCGTCCACGCCGCGCTCGGCGAGGCCGGCGAGGTGGTGGCCACCGACATCGCCTTCCCCTCGGACCTGCTGGCCGACCCGGAGGAGACCGGGACCTGGTTCGAGACCGACTGTGTGGAGGAGCCCAAGCCGGATGGCCAGTCCGCCTGCGACCTCGCCGCCTTGATCCACCGGCTCAGCGGCGGCAACCCGCTGCTCGTCCAGGCCCTGATCGACGACTGCGCCGAGGGCGGCGCGGAGCGGGTCCCCGGCGCCGGCTACACCCACGCCGTGTCCACGCTGCTCAGCCGGCGCGACCCGCTGCTGTCGAAGGCGGCCGGCACGCTGGCCGTCCTGGACGGCGACGGCGCGGCGGACACCGTGGCCGAGATCGCCGAGCTCGAACGCCCGGTCGCGGTCACGGCCCTGTCCGTGCTGACCGCGGCCGGCCTGCTCGCCGACGGCGCCTTCCGCCACCCGGCCGCGGCCCAGGCGGCCCTGGCCTGCCTGACCCCGGCGGTCCTGTCCGACCTGCACATCCGCGCCGCCGAGCTGAAGTACCGGCGGGCCGCCCCGGTCGGCGAGATCGCCCGGCACCTGGTCGCCTCCGCCGACGCACCACCCGGCTGGGCGTACCCGGTCCTGTGCGCGGCCGCCGACCACGCCATGCTCGGCGACGAGCCGATCTTCGCGCAGCGCTGCCTGGAACTGGCGCTGGACCTGGCCTCCGGCCCCGAACAGCGCCGCGCCGTCCTGGGCCTGCTGGCCGGCGGCATGTTCCGGGTCAACCCCCTGATCACGCAGTCCTATCTCGCGGCGCTGCGCCAGGAGATCCGCGAGGAGTCCGCCGAGCACCCGGCCACCGCGGCCCCCTCCCGGGGCGGCACGGGCTCGCTGAGCGCCCGCCAGGCCGAGTCGACGGTCCTGGCCCGCATGGCGCTGTGGAACGGCGACGAGGCGGGCTTCTCCCAGGCTCTGGACTCCCTGCGCAGCGGCCCCGATCCGCTGGACCCGCAGTCCGAGGCGGTGCTGATGCTGGCGCACCAGTGGTGCTTCGGCCCGCCGCGCTCGCAGCTGACCGAGGACGCCGAACCGGCCGACGTCGACCCCTGGATCGGCACGGCCCGCAGCCTGGCCAGCATCTGGGCGCACGGCGGCGGCACCCAGGCCAGCGCCAGTGCCGAGCAGATCCTGTGGAACTGCCGGCTGTCGGACACCACCTTCGAGGCCCTGCTCACCGCCATCACCGCGCTGGCCTACGGCGGCAAGACCGACCTGGCCGAGCAGTGGTGCGCCGAGCTGAGCAGCAAGGCCGCCGCCCGCGGCGCGGTGACCTGGCAGGCGATGATCGACGGCGTCTGGTCCGGGATCAGCTTGCGCCGCGGCGACATCCCCACCGCGATAGCGCTGGGCGAGTCTTCCCTCAAAATGTTGAGCTGGGGCGTCCCGGTCGGCTATCCGCTGACGACGTTGATCAGCGCCTACACGGCGACCCGCGACTTCGACCGCGTGGAGGAGACCCTCCGCCACCCGGTCCCGGACACCGTCTTCAACACCGTCTGCGGCCTGCGCTACCTCCGGGCCCGCGCGCGCTACCACCTCGCTGCCGACCGCCCCCTGGCAGCGATCACCGACATCCACGAATGCCGCCGCATGATGGTCCGCCGCGACCTGGACCTCCCGGTCCTGGTCCCCTGGCGCAGCGACCTGGCCGAGGCCTACCTGAAGATGGGCAACACCACCTTCGCCCTGGGCCTGGCCCGCCAACAGCTCGAACTGTCCCCGGAATCGGACTGCTACTCCCGGGGCGAGGCCCTGCTGGTCCTGGCCCAGGCCACCGCCACCGAGAACCGGGAGGAACGCGGCCGCCAGGCGGTGGCGTCCCTGGAGGCGGCCGGCGACCGCCTGGCCCTGGCCCGCGCGCTGAAACTGCTGGGCCTGCCCGGCCCCCAGCCGACCACCATCGGCACCACCACGGTGAACCTCGAAGAGGCCCGCAGCCGCCTGCGGGCCCCGGCCCCGTCGGTGGGCATCGCAGGGGACGTGGAACGCGAACCCACGGACTCCACCGCGCTGAGCGAGGCCGAACTGCGCGTGGCACGCCTGGCCGTGATGGGCCGGACCAACCGCCAGATCGGCAACGCGCTGTTCATCACGGTGAGCACCGTCGAGCAACACCTGACCAGGATCTACAAGAAGCTCGGAATACGAGGCCGCAGTGATCTGCCCGCAACCCTGTCGTCCATCTGACCGCCGCGACGCCTGACCCCCCACGCCAGACGTAGCGGTGAGGATCCCGCTGATTGCCCACCCCCCGGGCAGTCAGCGGGATCTTTTTGCTTTTCGGTGCGGCAGAAGCCGGTGGCGTTACAGGTCCCCGAGCTCGTCATCGAGGATGCCGAACAGTTCCTCGGCGCTGACCGTGTTCAGGTCGTCGACGGCCTGAACGCGGTCAGGGCCGTCGGCGGCCTGGCCGCCGGCCAGCGCGGTCGCCAGCCCACGCAGGCGGCCCGCGGCGTCGGCACGCTCGGCCTCGGACAGGGCGTCGGCGAGCGCGCCGGAGTCCAGCAGGGTACGCAGGGCGGCCAGGTGGCCGGCCAGCTCGGTTCCGGCGCCGGGCAGGTCCTTGCCGAGACGGGCCGCCAGGGTGGAGACCGCCGGGTAGTCGAAGACCGTCGTGGCCGACAGCCGGTGGCCGGTGACGGCCTCCAGCCGGTTGCGCAGCTCGATCGCGGTCAGCGAGTCCAGACCGAGTTCGAGGAAGCCCTTGTCGGGGTCGACGGCTTCGGGGCGGTCGTGGCCGAGGACGGCGGCGGTGGCGGCGCGGACCATGGCGATCAAGGCTTCGGAGCGGTCGGTGCCGCTGAGC encodes the following:
- a CDS encoding AAA family ATPase, which translates into the protein MLTTKADEYFGPLRGRARPRHTGAAHARTASPLEPDEALALFQNLLAAGTLAGPGQLAVVSGGIASGKTQLMHAFGQAAAGAGVLTLSATGAADEQHDFGVVEQLLAGSAQSAEAAHRIAPAPGHADVRLREDWQAGMRSWADDAAAVRGIRQILLDLATERPVVILVDDLNYADILSLQILLQLQRRIRSTRLLMVLSQPDRPTDHPLPHWVRTGLLPQHHIRLTPMTEHSIRNRVHAALGEAGEVVATDIAFPSDLLADPEETGTWFETDCVEEPKPDGQSACDLAALIHRLSGGNPLLVQALIDDCAEGGAERVPGAGYTHAVSTLLSRRDPLLSKAAGTLAVLDGDGAADTVAEIAELERPVAVTALSVLTAAGLLADGAFRHPAAAQAALACLTPAVLSDLHIRAAELKYRRAAPVGEIARHLVASADAPPGWAYPVLCAAADHAMLGDEPIFAQRCLELALDLASGPEQRRAVLGLLAGGMFRVNPLITQSYLAALRQEIREESAEHPATAAPSRGGTGSLSARQAESTVLARMALWNGDEAGFSQALDSLRSGPDPLDPQSEAVLMLAHQWCFGPPRSQLTEDAEPADVDPWIGTARSLASIWAHGGGTQASASAEQILWNCRLSDTTFEALLTAITALAYGGKTDLAEQWCAELSSKAAARGAVTWQAMIDGVWSGISLRRGDIPTAIALGESSLKMLSWGVPVGYPLTTLISAYTATRDFDRVEETLRHPVPDTVFNTVCGLRYLRARARYHLAADRPLAAITDIHECRRMMVRRDLDLPVLVPWRSDLAEAYLKMGNTTFALGLARQQLELSPESDCYSRGEALLVLAQATATENREERGRQAVASLEAAGDRLALARALKLLGLPGPQPTTIGTTTVNLEEARSRLRAPAPSVGIAGDVEREPTDSTALSEAELRVARLAVMGRTNRQIGNALFITVSTVEQHLTRIYKKLGIRGRSDLPATLSSI